From Bradyrhizobium sp. NDS-1, the proteins below share one genomic window:
- a CDS encoding 2-oxoglutarate dehydrogenase E1 component, giving the protein MSRQDANAAFALSSFLQGTNATYIDEIYARYEKDPSSVDAEWQEFFKSLNDQPADVRKNAEGPSWERDNWPLTPKDDLTSALDGNWAEVEKAVGGKIAAKAQAKGADISSADLLQATRDSVRALMLIRSYRMRGHFHAKLDPLGIEAQRNREELDPRTYGFSEADFDRKIFLDHVLGLEYGSLREITAICERTYCQTLGVEFMHISNAAQKAWIQERIEGPDKEISFTPEGRRAILMKLVEAEGFEKFCDTKFTGTKRFGLDGGEALIPALEQIIKRGGNLGVKEIVLGMPHRGRLNVLTQVMGKAHRALFHEFKGGSANPDAVEGSGDVKYHLGASSDREFDGNRIHLSLTANPSHLEIVDPVVLGKVRAKQDQHGDPPDMRISVMPLLMHGDAAFAGQGVVAECFGLSDLKGYRTGGSVHFIVNNQIGFTTYPRYSRSSPYPSDVAKMIDAPIFHVNGDDPEAVVFAAKVATEFRQKFHKPVVIDMWCYRRYGHNEGDEPAFTQPVMYKRIAAHPSTLTLYSKRLIAEGVVTEGEVDKLKADWRARLDAEFEAGTSYKPNKADWLDGKWSGFKIADQEEDARRGVTGVDLPVLKDIGRKITKVPDGFRVHRTIQRFLDNRAKAIDTGAGIDWATGEALAFCTLLQENHHVRLSGQDSERGTFSQRHSVLIDQETENRYTPFNHLGNEQGHYEVINSLLSEEAVLGFEYGYSLAEPNTLTLWEAQFGDFANGAQVVFDQFISSGERKWLRMSGLVCLLPHGYEGQGPEHSSARLERFLQMSAEDNMQVVYPTTPANYFHALRRQLHREIRKPLIMMTPKSLLRHKRAVSRLEELAKGTTFHRILYDDAQMLPNEPIKLVPDEKVRRIVLCSGKVYYDLYEEREKRGIDDIYLMRVEQLYPVPLKALVAELSRFKKAEVVWCQEEPRNMGAWHFIEPYLEWVLNQVNGASRRPRYVGRAASAATATGLMSKHQAQLKAFLDEALS; this is encoded by the coding sequence ATGTCTCGCCAGGACGCGAACGCAGCCTTTGCCTTGTCTTCCTTTTTGCAGGGCACCAACGCCACCTACATCGACGAAATCTACGCCCGCTACGAGAAGGACCCGTCCTCGGTCGACGCCGAGTGGCAGGAGTTCTTCAAGAGCCTCAACGACCAGCCGGCCGACGTCCGGAAGAACGCCGAGGGCCCGTCCTGGGAGCGCGACAACTGGCCGCTGACCCCGAAGGATGACCTGACCTCCGCCCTCGACGGTAATTGGGCTGAAGTCGAGAAGGCGGTCGGCGGCAAGATCGCCGCCAAGGCACAAGCCAAGGGCGCCGACATCTCCTCGGCCGACCTGCTCCAGGCCACGCGCGACTCCGTCCGTGCCCTGATGCTGATCCGCTCCTACCGCATGCGTGGTCACTTCCACGCCAAGCTCGATCCGCTCGGCATCGAAGCCCAGCGCAACCGCGAAGAGCTCGACCCGCGCACTTACGGCTTCAGCGAAGCCGATTTCGACCGCAAGATCTTCCTCGACCACGTGCTCGGCCTCGAATACGGCAGCTTGCGCGAGATCACCGCGATCTGCGAGCGCACCTACTGCCAGACGCTCGGCGTCGAGTTCATGCACATCAGCAACGCCGCGCAGAAGGCCTGGATCCAGGAGCGCATCGAGGGACCCGACAAGGAGATCTCGTTCACCCCTGAAGGTCGCAGAGCCATCCTGATGAAGCTGGTCGAAGCCGAAGGCTTCGAAAAGTTCTGCGACACCAAGTTCACCGGCACCAAGCGCTTCGGCCTCGACGGCGGCGAAGCCCTGATCCCCGCGCTCGAGCAGATCATCAAGCGCGGCGGCAATCTCGGCGTGAAGGAAATCGTGCTGGGCATGCCGCATCGCGGCCGCCTCAACGTGCTGACGCAGGTCATGGGCAAGGCGCACCGCGCGCTGTTCCACGAGTTCAAGGGTGGTTCGGCCAACCCGGACGCGGTCGAAGGCTCCGGCGACGTCAAGTATCACCTCGGCGCGTCCTCGGACCGCGAGTTCGACGGCAATCGCATCCATCTGTCGCTGACCGCGAACCCCTCGCATCTCGAGATCGTCGATCCCGTCGTGCTCGGCAAGGTGCGCGCCAAGCAGGATCAGCACGGCGATCCGCCCGACATGCGCATCTCGGTGATGCCTCTCTTGATGCATGGCGACGCAGCGTTCGCCGGCCAGGGCGTCGTCGCGGAATGTTTCGGCCTGTCCGACCTGAAGGGCTACCGCACCGGCGGATCCGTGCACTTCATCGTCAACAACCAGATCGGCTTCACCACCTATCCGCGCTACTCGCGTTCCTCGCCCTATCCGTCGGATGTGGCGAAGATGATCGATGCGCCGATCTTCCACGTCAACGGCGACGATCCGGAAGCCGTCGTGTTCGCGGCCAAGGTCGCGACCGAGTTCCGGCAGAAATTCCACAAGCCCGTCGTCATCGACATGTGGTGCTATCGCCGCTACGGCCACAACGAAGGCGACGAGCCGGCTTTCACCCAGCCTGTGATGTACAAGCGGATCGCAGCCCATCCCTCGACGCTGACGCTCTACTCCAAGCGCCTGATCGCCGAAGGCGTGGTCACCGAGGGCGAGGTCGACAAGCTGAAGGCCGACTGGCGCGCCCGGCTCGATGCCGAGTTCGAGGCCGGCACCTCCTACAAGCCTAACAAGGCCGACTGGCTCGACGGCAAGTGGTCCGGCTTCAAGATCGCCGATCAGGAAGAGGACGCCCGTCGCGGCGTCACCGGCGTCGATCTGCCTGTTCTGAAGGACATCGGCCGCAAGATCACCAAGGTGCCGGATGGTTTTCGCGTCCACCGTACCATCCAGCGCTTCCTCGACAATCGCGCCAAGGCGATCGACACCGGTGCCGGCATCGACTGGGCAACCGGCGAAGCGCTGGCGTTCTGCACGTTGCTGCAGGAAAACCACCATGTCCGTCTGTCCGGGCAGGATTCCGAGCGCGGCACCTTCTCGCAGCGCCATTCGGTCCTGATCGATCAGGAGACCGAGAATCGCTACACGCCGTTCAATCATCTCGGCAACGAGCAGGGACATTACGAGGTCATCAACTCGCTGCTGTCGGAAGAAGCCGTGCTCGGCTTCGAATACGGCTACTCGCTCGCCGAGCCGAACACGCTGACGCTGTGGGAAGCCCAGTTCGGCGACTTCGCCAACGGCGCGCAGGTCGTGTTCGACCAGTTCATCTCTTCGGGTGAGCGCAAATGGCTGCGCATGTCCGGCCTCGTCTGCCTCCTGCCGCACGGCTATGAGGGCCAGGGACCGGAGCATTCCTCGGCGCGTCTGGAGCGTTTCCTGCAGATGAGCGCCGAAGACAACATGCAGGTGGTCTACCCGACCACGCCGGCGAACTATTTCCACGCGTTGCGCCGGCAGCTCCACCGCGAGATTCGCAAGCCGCTGATCATGATGACGCCGAAATCGCTGCTGCGCCACAAGCGGGCGGTCTCGCGTCTCGAGGAGCTGGCGAAGGGCACGACGTTCCACCGCATCCTCTATGATGACGCCCAGATGCTGCCGAACGAGCCCATCAAGCTCGTTCCGGACGAGAAGGTCCGCCGCATCGTGCTGTGCTCCGGCAAGGTCTATTACGACCTCTACGAGGAGCGCGAGAAGCGCGGCATCGACGACATCTATCTGATGCGCGTCGAGCAGCTCTATCCGGTGCCGCTGAAGGCGCTGGTGGCCGAGCTGTCGCGCTTCAAGAAGGCCGAAGTGGTGTGGTGCCAGGAAGAGCCCCGCAACATGGGTGCCTGGCACTTCATCGAGCCCTATCTGGAATGGGTGCTGAACCAGGTGAACGGTGCGAGCCGGCGTCCGCGTTATGTCGGCCGCGCCGCTTCCGCTGCGACCGCCACGGGTCTGATGTCCAAGCATCAGGCGCAGTTGAAGGCGTTCCTGGACGAAGCACTGAGCTGA
- the odhB gene encoding 2-oxoglutarate dehydrogenase complex dihydrolipoyllysine-residue succinyltransferase, whose protein sequence is MTEIRVPTLGESVTEATIGRWFKKAGDPVAVDEPLVELETDKVTIEVPAPSAGTLSEIIAADGATVAVGALLGQITDGVGAAKPAAAPAKPAAAAPAAAAAAPAPAAKAPPADAPLAPSVRKLSAESGVDASTVPGSGKDGRVTKGDMLAAIERAASAPTPVNQPAAAVQVRAPSPADDAAREERVKMTRLRQTIARRLKDVQNTAAMLTTFNEVDMTNVMALRAHYKDAFEKKHGSKLGFMGFFTKAVVQALKDIPAVNAEIDGTDLIYKNYYHIGVAVGTDKGLVVPVVRDCDHKSIADIEKGIADFGRRARDGQLKIDEMQGGTFTITNGGIYGSLMSTPILNAPQSGILGMHKIQERPMVVGGKIEVRPMMYLALSYDHRVIDGKEAVTFLVRVKESLEDPARLVLDL, encoded by the coding sequence ATGACTGAAATTCGTGTGCCGACGCTCGGCGAATCCGTCACCGAGGCCACCATCGGCCGCTGGTTCAAGAAGGCCGGCGATCCTGTCGCCGTCGACGAGCCCTTGGTGGAGCTCGAGACCGACAAGGTCACCATCGAAGTCCCGGCGCCGTCCGCCGGCACGCTGAGCGAGATCATCGCCGCCGATGGCGCGACCGTCGCGGTCGGCGCGCTACTCGGCCAGATCACCGACGGTGTCGGCGCTGCCAAGCCGGCCGCTGCGCCGGCCAAGCCTGCTGCAGCCGCTCCCGCGGCAGCAGCTGCTGCACCGGCTCCGGCTGCGAAGGCGCCGCCGGCCGACGCCCCGCTCGCGCCTTCCGTGCGGAAACTGTCGGCCGAGAGCGGCGTCGATGCCTCGACCGTTCCGGGCTCCGGCAAGGACGGCCGCGTTACCAAGGGCGACATGCTCGCCGCGATCGAGCGTGCGGCCTCCGCGCCGACCCCGGTCAACCAGCCCGCCGCCGCCGTGCAGGTGCGCGCGCCCTCGCCGGCCGATGACGCCGCCCGCGAAGAGCGCGTCAAGATGACCCGCCTGCGCCAGACCATCGCGCGCCGCCTCAAGGACGTGCAGAACACCGCGGCCATGCTCACGACCTTCAACGAGGTCGACATGACCAACGTGATGGCACTGCGCGCGCACTACAAGGATGCGTTCGAGAAGAAGCACGGCAGCAAGCTCGGCTTCATGGGCTTCTTCACCAAGGCCGTCGTGCAGGCGCTGAAGGACATCCCGGCCGTCAACGCCGAGATCGACGGCACCGATCTGATCTACAAGAACTATTACCACATCGGAGTCGCCGTCGGCACCGACAAGGGCCTCGTCGTGCCCGTGGTGCGCGACTGCGACCACAAGTCGATCGCCGACATCGAGAAGGGCATCGCCGATTTCGGCCGCCGCGCCCGTGACGGCCAGCTCAAGATCGACGAGATGCAGGGCGGCACCTTCACCATCACCAATGGTGGCATCTACGGCTCGCTGATGTCGACCCCGATCCTGAACGCGCCGCAGTCCGGCATCCTCGGCATGCACAAGATCCAGGAGCGGCCGATGGTCGTCGGCGGCAAGATCGAGGTCCGCCCGATGATGTACCTGGCACTGTCCTACGATCACCGCGTCATCGACGGCAAGGAAGCCGTCACCTTCCTGGTTCGGGTCAAGGAGAGCCTGGAAGATCCGGCGCGCCTCGTGCTCGATCTCTGA
- a CDS encoding SDR family oxidoreductase: MEARVTDKVVVITGGSRGIGRATAIAAAARGYRVVVGYASNKRAADEVVAQIAASNGKAIAVKCDVAEERDIVDLFKEADKFGTLGALVNNGGIVGTSGVRVDEMSAERIQRVMAVNVTGSILCAREAVKRMSTRHGGKGGVIVNLSSVAAKLGAPNTYVDYAASKGAIDSFTTGLGYEVAGEGIRVAGIRPGLIDTEIHASGGEPDRHHRLAHMVPMKRVGTADEIANAIVWLMSDEASYVTAATLDVSGGR; this comes from the coding sequence ATGGAGGCGCGCGTGACGGATAAGGTCGTTGTCATCACCGGCGGCAGCCGCGGCATCGGGCGGGCGACCGCGATTGCCGCGGCCGCGCGCGGCTATCGGGTCGTGGTTGGCTACGCCAGCAACAAGAGGGCCGCCGACGAGGTGGTCGCGCAGATCGCGGCCAGCAACGGCAAGGCCATCGCGGTGAAGTGCGATGTCGCCGAGGAACGCGACATCGTCGACCTCTTCAAGGAAGCCGACAAGTTCGGCACGCTCGGCGCCCTCGTCAACAACGGCGGCATCGTCGGCACGAGCGGCGTGCGCGTCGACGAGATGTCGGCCGAGCGCATCCAGCGCGTGATGGCGGTCAACGTCACCGGCTCGATCCTTTGCGCGCGCGAGGCTGTGAAGCGGATGTCGACCAGGCATGGCGGCAAGGGCGGCGTCATCGTCAATCTGTCGTCGGTGGCGGCCAAGCTCGGCGCGCCCAACACCTATGTCGATTATGCCGCTTCTAAAGGCGCGATCGATTCCTTCACCACCGGCCTCGGCTACGAGGTCGCCGGCGAAGGCATTCGTGTCGCGGGCATTCGCCCCGGCCTGATCGATACCGAAATTCACGCCTCCGGCGGCGAGCCCGACCGGCATCATCGTCTGGCCCACATGGTGCCGATGAAGCGCGTCGGCACCGCCGATGAAATCGCCAACGCCATCGTCTGGCTGATGTCGGACGAGGCCTCCTACGTCACCGCAGCCACTCTCGATGTGTCCGGCGGACGCTGA
- the lpdA gene encoding dihydrolipoyl dehydrogenase → MATYDLVVIGTGPGGYVCAVRAAQLGMKVAVVEKNATLGGTCLNVGCMPSKALLHASEMFEEAGHSFAKMGISVSSPKLDLPAMMNFKQQGIDGNVKGVEFLMKKNKIDVLKGTGKILGTGKVEVSADGKSQVVETKNIVIATGSDIARLKGIEIDEKRIVSSTGALSLDKVPGKLLIVGAGVIGLELGSVWHRLGAEVVVVEFLDRILPGMDGEIAKQFQRILEKQGFAFKLGAKVTAVDSSGKTLKATIEPAAGGAAETLEADVVLVCIGRVPYTDALGLKEAGVALDPRGRVQIDPHFATSLKGVYAIGDVVAGPMLAHKAEDEGVAVAEIIAGQAGHVNYDVIPGVVYTTPEVSSVGKTEEELKQAGVAYTVGKFPFTANGRSKVNQTTDGFVKILADAKTDRVLGVHIIGIEAGEMIHEAAVLMEFGGSAEDLARTCHAHPTRSEAVKEAALAVGKRAIHM, encoded by the coding sequence ATGGCTACCTACGATCTCGTCGTCATCGGCACCGGACCTGGCGGTTATGTCTGCGCGGTGCGCGCAGCCCAGCTCGGCATGAAGGTCGCCGTGGTCGAAAAGAACGCCACCCTCGGCGGCACCTGCCTCAATGTCGGCTGCATGCCGTCGAAGGCGCTGCTGCACGCCTCCGAGATGTTCGAGGAAGCCGGGCACTCCTTCGCCAAGATGGGCATATCGGTGTCGTCGCCGAAGCTCGATCTCCCCGCGATGATGAACTTCAAGCAGCAGGGCATCGACGGCAACGTCAAGGGCGTCGAGTTCCTGATGAAGAAGAACAAGATCGACGTGCTCAAGGGCACCGGCAAGATCCTGGGGACCGGCAAGGTGGAAGTCTCCGCCGACGGCAAGTCGCAAGTTGTCGAGACCAAGAACATCGTGATCGCCACCGGCTCGGACATCGCGCGTCTGAAGGGCATCGAGATCGACGAGAAGCGCATCGTGTCCTCGACCGGCGCGTTGTCGCTGGACAAGGTCCCCGGCAAGCTGCTGATCGTCGGCGCCGGCGTGATCGGCCTCGAGCTCGGCTCGGTCTGGCATCGTCTCGGTGCCGAAGTCGTCGTCGTCGAATTCCTCGACCGTATCCTGCCCGGCATGGACGGCGAGATCGCCAAGCAATTCCAGCGCATCCTGGAAAAACAGGGCTTTGCGTTCAAGCTCGGCGCCAAGGTCACCGCGGTCGACAGCTCCGGCAAGACGCTGAAGGCGACGATCGAGCCCGCCGCCGGCGGCGCCGCCGAGACGCTGGAAGCCGACGTCGTGCTGGTCTGCATCGGCCGCGTGCCCTACACCGACGCGCTCGGCCTGAAGGAGGCCGGCGTTGCGCTCGATCCCCGCGGCCGCGTCCAGATCGATCCGCATTTCGCCACCAGCCTGAAGGGCGTCTATGCCATCGGCGACGTCGTTGCAGGCCCGATGCTTGCGCACAAGGCCGAGGACGAGGGCGTTGCGGTCGCGGAGATCATCGCAGGCCAGGCCGGCCACGTGAACTACGACGTGATCCCGGGCGTCGTGTATACGACGCCGGAAGTGTCCTCCGTCGGCAAGACCGAGGAGGAGCTGAAGCAGGCGGGCGTGGCTTATACGGTCGGAAAATTTCCCTTCACCGCCAATGGCCGCTCCAAGGTCAATCAGACCACCGACGGCTTCGTGAAGATTCTCGCGGATGCGAAGACCGATCGTGTGCTCGGCGTGCACATCATCGGCATTGAGGCCGGCGAGATGATCCATGAGGCGGCCGTTCTGATGGAGTTTGGCGGCAGCGCGGAAGATCTCGCGCGCACCTGCCACGCCCATCCGACCCGCTCGGAAGCCGTCAAGGAGGCCGCGCTTGCAGTGGGCAAGCGGGCCATCCATATGTAG
- a CDS encoding DUF4337 domain-containing protein: protein MGAHESMEHAEHAEHASGSNKKIALLIAVLALFLAISETLGKGAQTESISKNVEASNLWAFFQAKSIRRTVVITAAEQGKLTLGSLADDAAMKPTVQKQIDDWTKTAQRYRSEPETGEGTEQLAEKAKHAEHARDEATAKYHHFELASAAFQIGIVLASATIITGMLVLAYVSGALTIAGLLMTALGLWWPHLLHLH, encoded by the coding sequence ATGGGCGCACATGAAAGCATGGAGCATGCCGAGCACGCCGAACACGCGTCCGGCTCGAACAAGAAGATCGCGCTCCTGATCGCCGTTCTGGCGCTTTTCCTGGCGATCTCGGAGACGCTGGGCAAAGGCGCCCAGACCGAATCGATCAGCAAGAATGTCGAGGCATCCAATCTCTGGGCGTTCTTCCAGGCCAAGAGCATCCGCCGCACCGTGGTGATCACGGCGGCCGAGCAAGGCAAGCTGACGCTGGGCTCGCTGGCCGACGATGCGGCCATGAAGCCGACCGTGCAGAAGCAGATCGACGATTGGACCAAGACCGCGCAGCGCTATCGCTCCGAGCCCGAGACCGGCGAAGGTACCGAGCAACTCGCGGAGAAAGCCAAGCACGCCGAGCACGCCCGCGACGAGGCGACCGCGAAATACCACCATTTCGAATTGGCCTCGGCCGCGTTCCAGATCGGCATCGTGCTGGCGTCGGCGACGATCATCACCGGCATGCTCGTGCTCGCCTATGTCAGCGGTGCGCTGACGATCGCCGGCCTCCTCATGACCGCGCTCGGCCTGTGGTGGCCGCATCTGCTGCATCTGCATTGA
- a CDS encoding sulfatase-like hydrolase/transferase translates to MPLRSNDRFVLLRAVASAVLLSTMALLNFYAANMSVLANPSRVLQYAAGIVAIAAVLSVCLALLLRKVPPWRIVLAVGLTIFVFFAYRVELVEYEMKGRFGDWAAIAWTMMAVATGIGALIVIRHPALVTIALVASLAFAAQPVTRIATALVKEQRAPRPVPDAGEPAMKLTMSPNIYWIVLDAYPRQDVLKEDFSFDNSGFLASLGAKDFTVFRNARSNFQATANSISSTANADYTVDGEGKDLKAFPVQRLYPIVRGKNRTVARLTSAGYSYVHFENGYDNLTKCAFDAPRCLRGNVGLDETDVAILSNTPVVDLIIGRRQSPFAWGGVDDLTHLLNEVQATPSPFFLYAHILVPHVPFRFTADCGLRPAAPDLQRWDPASRPAFLDQLRCTNAQALTLVDKIVSSDPGALIILQSDHGTDFRGQTKRSPSTWSDADLHERFGVLDAIRLPKQCRAAAPDDITLIDTFPLVFACLTGSAFEPRHPRFFVTPYDDMPDFGDAVEFPAERVR, encoded by the coding sequence ATGCCGCTCCGATCCAACGACAGATTCGTCCTCCTCCGCGCGGTCGCATCGGCCGTGCTTCTGTCCACGATGGCCCTGCTCAATTTCTACGCGGCAAACATGAGCGTGCTGGCGAACCCGTCGCGTGTTCTGCAATACGCGGCCGGCATCGTGGCGATCGCCGCAGTCCTCTCGGTGTGCCTCGCATTGCTGCTGCGCAAGGTCCCGCCATGGCGCATCGTTCTTGCGGTCGGGCTGACGATCTTCGTCTTCTTCGCCTATCGCGTCGAGCTGGTCGAATACGAGATGAAGGGCCGCTTCGGCGACTGGGCCGCGATTGCCTGGACCATGATGGCCGTCGCCACCGGCATCGGCGCCCTGATCGTCATCCGCCATCCGGCACTCGTGACAATCGCACTGGTGGCGTCGTTGGCGTTTGCCGCCCAGCCCGTCACCCGCATCGCGACCGCGCTTGTGAAGGAGCAGCGCGCGCCGCGCCCGGTCCCGGACGCCGGCGAACCTGCGATGAAGCTCACGATGTCTCCCAACATCTATTGGATCGTGCTCGACGCCTATCCAAGGCAGGACGTCCTCAAGGAAGATTTTTCATTCGACAACAGCGGCTTCCTCGCGTCGCTCGGCGCAAAGGACTTTACGGTATTTCGCAACGCGCGCTCGAATTTTCAGGCGACGGCCAATTCGATATCGAGCACGGCCAACGCCGACTATACCGTCGATGGCGAAGGCAAGGACCTCAAGGCTTTCCCGGTGCAGCGGCTGTATCCGATCGTGCGAGGCAAGAACCGGACGGTGGCCCGGCTCACCTCGGCCGGATACAGCTATGTCCACTTCGAAAACGGCTATGACAACCTGACCAAATGCGCGTTCGACGCGCCGCGATGCCTGCGCGGAAACGTCGGACTGGACGAAACGGACGTCGCCATCCTCTCCAACACACCGGTCGTCGACTTGATCATCGGTCGGCGGCAATCGCCGTTTGCGTGGGGCGGCGTGGATGACCTGACCCATCTGCTGAATGAGGTCCAGGCGACTCCATCGCCGTTCTTCCTGTACGCGCACATCCTGGTGCCGCATGTACCGTTCCGCTTCACGGCGGACTGCGGTTTGCGCCCGGCCGCCCCGGACCTCCAGCGCTGGGACCCCGCGAGCCGCCCGGCCTTCCTCGACCAGCTCCGCTGCACCAACGCGCAGGCGCTGACGCTTGTCGACAAGATCGTGTCGTCAGATCCGGGCGCACTGATCATCCTGCAGTCGGATCATGGCACGGACTTCCGCGGCCAGACCAAGCGTTCGCCCTCGACCTGGTCGGATGCCGATCTCCACGAACGATTCGGCGTTCTGGATGCTATACGGCTGCCGAAGCAATGCCGCGCGGCCGCTCCGGACGACATCACCTTGATCGACACCTTTCCGCTGGTCTTTGCCTGCCTGACCGGCAGCGCGTTCGAACCGCGTCATCCGCGCTTCTTCGTCACGCCGTATGACGACATGCCCGACTTCGGGGATGCGGTCGAATTTCCGGCGGAGCGGGTGCGGTGA
- a CDS encoding class I SAM-dependent methyltransferase, which produces MRDPGSFRDPSGYVFTHAGRIFRAVDDDAYRNFLLLKSSGAYEALIDRGWIVAAEDAGSDEATQTLIHAESGRRKVLEHPRLPFISYPYEWPFELLKRAALLHLDVHLLALDYGLTLSDATAYNIQFIGIRPVFIDISSFVPYRNGDYWDGHRQFVEQFVNPLLMRALLGVAHNAWYRGALEGIPTADMAALVGWPKRWFSPDILTNITLPDRFQRRARRAPDQPSRAPKPLPVAALQMMLRRLRRWISNLAPKDAGPTEWQQYERGNLSYSDTEESRKEEFVSRFAQNITLACAWDIGCNTGRYSQALLQNRVRSVIGFDADLNALDIAVARATADNLDFLPLFSDAANPSPGQGWAETERSGLHSRSNADAVIALAIVHHLAIGRNIPLPSVLDWLVGLAPRGVIEFVPKSDPMIQRMLRLRRDVFDGYDGDQFERALTRHATIVRRLELTPGGRTLYEFTRHAGRD; this is translated from the coding sequence ATGCGTGATCCCGGATCGTTCCGCGATCCCTCGGGCTACGTCTTCACCCATGCAGGCCGAATCTTTCGCGCGGTCGACGACGACGCCTATCGCAACTTCCTGCTGCTGAAATCGTCGGGCGCCTACGAGGCGCTGATCGATAGAGGATGGATCGTCGCCGCGGAGGATGCAGGCTCCGACGAAGCGACGCAGACTCTGATTCATGCCGAATCGGGTCGACGGAAAGTTCTGGAGCATCCAAGGCTCCCGTTCATCTCCTACCCGTATGAATGGCCGTTCGAGCTGCTCAAGCGCGCCGCCCTGCTCCATCTCGATGTCCATCTGCTCGCGCTCGACTACGGCCTGACGCTGTCGGATGCGACCGCGTACAATATTCAGTTCATCGGAATCCGACCGGTCTTCATCGACATTTCCTCGTTCGTGCCGTACCGCAACGGCGACTATTGGGACGGCCACCGGCAATTCGTCGAGCAGTTCGTGAATCCCTTGCTGATGCGCGCCCTGCTCGGTGTCGCGCACAACGCCTGGTACCGCGGCGCGCTGGAGGGCATTCCGACCGCCGACATGGCGGCGCTGGTCGGATGGCCCAAACGGTGGTTCTCCCCGGACATCCTGACCAACATCACGCTTCCGGACCGCTTTCAGCGACGGGCGCGCCGCGCACCGGATCAGCCCTCGCGCGCGCCAAAGCCGCTCCCCGTCGCCGCGCTTCAGATGATGTTGCGCCGCTTGCGGCGCTGGATCTCCAATCTCGCGCCGAAAGACGCCGGACCGACCGAATGGCAGCAATATGAGCGCGGCAATCTTTCATATTCCGACACCGAGGAAAGCAGGAAGGAAGAGTTCGTCAGCCGCTTTGCACAGAACATTACCTTGGCCTGCGCGTGGGACATCGGATGCAACACCGGTCGATATTCGCAAGCGCTTCTGCAAAACCGGGTCCGGTCCGTGATCGGGTTCGACGCCGATCTCAACGCGCTCGACATTGCGGTGGCGCGCGCGACCGCGGACAATCTGGACTTTCTCCCGCTGTTCAGCGATGCGGCAAATCCAAGCCCCGGTCAGGGCTGGGCGGAGACCGAGCGTTCAGGGCTGCATTCGCGCAGCAACGCTGACGCCGTCATCGCGCTCGCGATCGTGCACCATCTCGCCATCGGCCGGAACATTCCGCTGCCGTCGGTGCTGGATTGGCTCGTCGGACTGGCGCCACGCGGCGTGATCGAGTTCGTTCCGAAGTCCGACCCGATGATCCAGCGCATGCTGCGATTGAGGCGCGACGTTTTCGATGGCTATGACGGCGACCAATTCGAGCGCGCGTTGACCCGCCATGCAACGATCGTGCGGCGGCTCGAGCTCACCCCGGGTGGCCGCACCCTGTATGAATTTACAAGACATGCCGGTCGAGACTGA